Proteins encoded in a region of the Raphanus sativus cultivar WK10039 chromosome 8, ASM80110v3, whole genome shotgun sequence genome:
- the LOC108822563 gene encoding putative WEB family protein At4g17210, giving the protein MAKTRADAPVGEIDTRPPFQSVRDAVSLFRQVSFSKQQQQQPRLSSSSSSQDATEVSEKETQLLLAEQEMNRVQLCLDTSVKAKAKALSDLDSAQRNASDLRAKLEATKQSKNSAILTKHKMNHRLEQLQSQNQETEIARESYILAAAELLVARQKMAEIEQEFSISVEEKLAELQRAEEAECASTVNSQKIRDMTREISEMRDAAERLKSGADRMKEEEEKINEERVDMGETYGDMKREAEQRLEDLRRGCDTELRKDIDELIEISAANELLKEEIKLARELKEAKNGMDEVFHEERSYKSLVGSLTVELDGVQRENRDLKEKEKEREVEWVEASRKIDQIMREAERRRQEAEEVRMHVDELRRETEGRRRVMCEAVKQLEIVGRAVAKAKTAEKRAVEDMRVLTDKKESLTHDEPDKKIRISLKEYEELRGKHEESERMVEYKAKTVAAQLEEINESRVEGEVMLEEKMKEMEEVELAIDDALRNAEIAEEAHCIVDAELRKWKPQEL; this is encoded by the exons ATGGCGAAGACCAGAGCGGATGCTCCGGTGGGAGAGATTGACACTCGTCCTCCCTTCCAATCCGTTAGAGACGCCGTTAGTTTATTCCGTCAAGTTAGCTTCTctaagcaacaacaacaacaaccgcgtctctcctcctcctcctcatctcaG gatgCAACGGAGGTGTCTGAGAAAGAGACGCAGCTTCTGTTAGCAGAACAAGAAATGAACAGAGTCCAGCTCTGTCTCGATACCTCTGTCAAAGCCAAAGCAAAAGCTCTCTCTGATCTCGACTCTGCTCAACGAAACGCCTCTGATCTGAGGGCTAAACTAGAAGCCACAAAACAATCCAAAAACTCTGCCATCTTAACCAAACACAAAATGAACCACCGGTTAGAGCAGCTTCAATCTCAAAACCAAGAAACAGAGATCGCCAGAGAGAGCTACATTTTAGCCGCCGCAGAGCTACTCGTGGCGAGGCAAAAGATGGCGGAGATAGAACAAGAGTTCAGCATTTCCGTGGAAGAGAAGCTAGCAGAGCTTCAAAGGGCAGAGGAAGCAGAGTGCGCATCGACGGTTAACTCCCAAAAGATCAGAGACATGACACGTGAGATATCCGAGATGCGTGACGCTGCTGAGAGGTTGAAGTCAGGTGCTGATAGGAtgaaagaggaagaggaaaagaTCAACGAGGAGAGAGTGGACATGGGAGAAACTTACGGGGATATGAAACGAGAGGCAGAGCAGAGGCTGGAGGATCTGAGACGAGGTTGTGACACTGAGCTGAGGAAAGATATAGATGAGCTTATAGAGATATCTGCGGCGAACGAGCTTTTAAAAGAGGAGATCAAACTTGCTAGGGAGCTCAAAGAGGCCAAGAACGGGATGGATGAGGTTTTTCAtgaagaaagatcatacaaaagCTTGGTGGGGTCTCTCACGGTGGAGTTGGATGGTGTGCAGAGAGAGAACAGAGATCTgaaggaaaaggaaaaagagagagaagtagAATGGGTTGAAGCGAGTCGTAAGATCGACCAAATCATGCGTGAAGCAGAGAGGAGAAGACAAGAAGCGGAAGAGGTGAGGATGCACGTCGATGAACTGAGGAGAGAAACAGAAGGAAGGCGTAGAGTGATGTGTGAAGCAGTGAAGCAGCTGGAGATAGTTGGAAGAGCCGTGGCGAAGGCGAAAACGGCGGAGAAGAGAGCTGTGGAAGATATGAGAGTGCTTACTGATAAGAAGGAGAGTTTGACTCACGATGAGCCTGATAAGAAGATTAGAATATCATTGAAAGAGTACGAGGAGTTGAGAGGGAAGCATGAAGAGTCAGAGAGAATGGTTGAGTACAAGGCCAAAACGGTTGCTGCTCAGCTTGAAGAGATCAACGAGAGCAGAGTAGAAGGGGAGGTGATGttggaggagaagatgaaagagatGGAAGAGGTAGAGTTGGCTATTGATGATGCGTTGAGAAACGCAGAGATTGCAGAGGAAGCACACTGCATCGTTGATGCTGAACTTAGAAAATGGAAGCCGCAAGAGTTGTAG
- the LOC130498986 gene encoding uncharacterized protein LOC130498986, which produces MGDSDDGKNITVAQPSGKVAISPYSLFISDNPGALITSVQLKGDNYNEWAMEMFNALQAKKKSGFIDGTLAKPTEDISDLEAWLSVNSMIVGCSQIGDNLKKRFEVGNKVRIHQLMEQLASCRQNGQAVIDYYGRLAVMWEELQTYRPPPACSCSAAAVYEKEREDERVHQFIMGLDESRFGNVVTAIIEADELADLGKVYAKVIREEARLNSAKAREVATQEAVGFAARQEAPVQKDARDTRDQSGSNSYGNRGRDRIIGFPEWMNDRRGRGSSRGRGGSNARGGGRGAAHTAHAANSNAYGGGSSDLTPEQWKAITQIINDGKSSSQSEKLSGKNLGDVIIDSGASHHMTGDAGQLVNVRKTPPCVVGFADGGTSTSVQMGDLILTDHISLKDVLFVPNLDCTLISDRSSKTLIGAGEERGGVYFFKYVRSCLDASFACQVRSKKGDPAVLCIAETQFGNSVQTVRSDNGTEFMCLSEFFQDKGIVHQTSCVDTPQQNGRVERKHRHILNVARALLFQSRLPVKFWGRQ; this is translated from the exons ATGGGAGACAGTGACGATGGGAAGAATATAACGGTGGCGCAACCAAGTGGAAAGGTGGCGATATCGCCATACTCGTTGTTCATCTCCGATAATCCGGGAGCGTTGATTACATCTGTTCAACTGAAGGGAGACAATTACAACGAGTGGGCGATGGAGATGTTCAATGCGCTTCAGGCTAAGAAGAAATCAGGGTTCATTGACGGAACCCTAGCGAAACCGACTGAAGATATCTCTGACTTGGAGGCGTGGCTCAGTGTTAATTCGATGATAGTTGG ATGCTCACAAATTGGGGATAATCTGAAGAAAAGGTTCGAAGTTGGTAACAAGGTGAGGATTCATCAATTGATGGAACAGTTGGCCTCGTGTAGGCAGAATGGACAAGCTGTGATAGACTATTATGGTCGTCTAGCTGTGATGTGGGAAGAACTTCAGACATACCGACCACCTCCAGCATGTTCTTGTTCAGCGGCTGCAGTATAtgagaaggagagagaggatGAGAGGGTTCATCAATTCATTATGGGATTGGATGAGTCTAGATTCGGTAATGTGGTGACTGCTATCATTGAGGCTGACGAGTTAGCAGATCTGGGGAAGGTATATGCTAAGGTGATTAGAGAGGAAGCTCGGTTGAATTCAGCAAAGGCTAGAGAAGTAGCTACTCAAGAAGCCGTGGGGTTTGCAGCTCGTCAGGAAGCACCTGTGCAGAAGGACGCTAGGGACACACGAGATCAAAGCGGTAGTAACAGTTATGGAAACAGAGGAAGGGATCGA ATTATTGGGTTCCCTGAATGGATGAATGATAGACGTGGTAGAGGTTCGAGCAGAGGACGTGGTGGCTCAAATGCAAGAGGAGGAGGACGTGGTGCTGCGCACACAGCACATGCAGCGAACTCAAATGCTTACGGTGGTGGAAGTTCTGATCTTACTCCTGAGCAATGGAAAGCCATCACACAAATCATAAACGACGGGAAATCAAGCTCTCAGTCTGAGAAGCTTTCTGGTAAGAATCTTGGTGATGTGATTATAGATTCTGGGGCATCACATCATATGACAGGCGATGCAGGCCAGTTGGTTAACGTGAGGAAAACTCCACCTTGTGTTGTTGGGTTCGCTGATGGAGGAACTTCAACATCGGTGCAGATGGGAGATTTGATACTTACTGATCATATTTCTCTTAAAGACGTGCTCTTTGTCCCGAATTTAGATTGCACTTTGATCTCT GACCGTTCTTCGAAGACTCTGATTGGAGCCGGTGAAGAACGTGGTGGGGTTTACTTCTTTAAGTATGTCAGG AGCTGTCTGGACGCATCTTTTGCTTGCCAAGTCCGAAGTAAAAAAGGTGATCCAGCGGTTTTGTGCATAGCGGAGACTCAGTTTGGGAACTCGGTGCAGACGGTGAGAAGTGATAATGGCACAGAATTCATGTGCTTATCTGAGTTCTTCCAAGACAAAGGGATCGTGCATCAAACGTCTTGTGTCGATACTCCACAGCAAAACGGAAGAGTAGAGAGGAAGCATAGACACATCTTGAATGTGGCTAGGGCGCTGTTGTTTCAGTCGAGGTTACCTGTGAAGTTTTGGGGGAGGCAGTGA
- the LOC108822562 gene encoding scarecrow-like protein 13 — translation MQTSQKHHTAAGLHMLYPQPHCSPQFQMIDNNNNNGSSKESFFTLESSGPLPSYDSPSVSITSARTPFSPHSCISDPHPSPENVYGSPLSAASSYVYDEAGIKSKIRELEDSLLSGDPKVEEYSGFSPAAGKSWNWDELLALTPQLDLKEVLMEGARAVSDGDFATACGFIDVLEQMVSVSGTPVQRLGAYMAEGLRARLEGSGGNIYRALKCNEPTGRELMSYMGVLYEICPYWKFAYTASNAAILEATAGDSKIHVIDFQIAQGSQYMFLIHELAKRPGGAPLLRVTGVDDSQSRYARGGGLGLVGEKLAKMAESCGVPFEFHDAVMSGCKVHREHLGVEPGFAVVVNFPYVLHHMPDESVSVENHRDRLLHLIKSLGPPRLVTLVEQESNTNTSPFLSRFAETLDYYTAMFESIDAARPRDDRQRISAEQQCVARDIVNMIACEERERVERHEVLGKWRVRMMMAGFVGWPVSRSAAFAASEMLKGYDKNYKLGGSEGALYLFWKRRPMATCSAWKPNPNQIV, via the coding sequence ATGCAAACATCTCAGAAACATCACACTGCAGCTGGACTTCACATGCTGTATCCTCAACCACACTGTTCACCTCAGTTTCAAATGatagacaacaacaacaacaatggctCATCCAAAGAAAGCTTCTTCACCCTCGAATCATCCGGTCCTCTTCCTTCCTATGACTCCCCTTCCGTGAGCATCACATCTGCCCGGACTCCGTTCTCTCCTCACTCATGCATCTCTGATCCGCATCCTTCCCCTGAAAACGTCTACGGATCTCCCTTGAGCGCAGCGTCTTCCTACGTCTACGACGAAGCCGGGATCAAGAGCAAGATCCGTGAGCTTGAGGACTCCCTGCTCAGCGGTGACCCCAAAGTCGAAGAATACTCAGGCTTCAGCCCAGCTGCTGGGAAGTCATGGAACTGGGATGAGCTCTTGGCCTTGACTCCGCAGTTAGACTTGAAAGAAGTGCTAATGGAGGGGGCCCGGGCGGTCTCTGACGGTGATTTCGCTACAGCCTGTGGCTTCATCGACGTCCTGGAACAGATGGTGTCGGTCTCAGGGACTCCGGTCCAAAGGCTAGGTGCTTACATGGCGGAAGGGCTTAGAGCGAGGCTCGAAGGCTCTGGAGGGAATATATACAGAGCCTTGAAGTGCAATGAACCGACGGGAAGGGAGCTCATGTCTTACATGGGAGTTCTCTACGAGATCTGCCCTTACTGGAAGTTCGCGTACACGGCATCAAACGCTGCTATCTTGGAAGCAACGGCAGGTGATAGCAAAATCCACGTCATCGATTTCCAGATCGCGCAGGGGTCACAGTACATGTTCCTCATCCACGAGCTCGCGAAACGTCCAGGTGGCGCGCCGTTGCTGCGCGTCACGGGGGTGGATGATTCGCAGTCCAGGTATGCACGCGGGGGAGGGCTCGGTTTGGTAGGTGAGAAGCTAGCGAAGATGGCAGAGTCTTGCGGTGTGCCGTTTGAGTTTCACGATGCGGTCATGTCCGGGTGCAAGGTCCACAGGGAGCACTTAGGTGTGGAGCCTGGGTTTGCAGTAGTTGTGAACTTCCCTTACGTGTTGCACCACATGCCTGACGAGAGCGTGAGCGTGGAGAATCACAGAGACAGGCTGCTACACCTGATCAAGAGCCTCGGGCCACCGAGGCTCGTGACGCTGGTGGAGCAGGAATCCAACACCAACACGTCGCCTTTCCTGTCGCGGTTCGCGGAGACGCTTGATTATTACACGGCGATGTTCGAGTCGATAGACGCGGCGAGGCCGAGGGATGATAGGCAGAGGATCAGCGCGGAGCAGCAGTGTGTGGCGAGGGACATAGTGAACATGATTGCGTGCGAGGAGAGGGAGAGAGTTGAGAGGCACGAGGTGCTTGGGAAGTGGAGGGTGAGGATGATGATGGCTGGGTTCGTGGGATGGCCTGTTAGCAGATCCGCGGCGTTTGCAGCGAGTGAGATGCTTAAAGGTTACGACAAGAACTACAAACTAGGAGGGAGTGAAGGAGCGCTGTATCTGTTCTGGAAGAGGAGACCAATGGCTACATGTTCCGCTTGGAAACCAAACCCAAATCAGATTGTGTAG